Below is a genomic region from Helianthus annuus cultivar XRQ/B chromosome 2, HanXRQr2.0-SUNRISE, whole genome shotgun sequence.
AATATTTGTTAAAATTTCCAGCTTTTAGGTATTACAAGTACATGGATGATGATCGAGTCGATGCTCCCGAACCGAACACATTCAAGATCTAGTTCCGCAACTTTTGTTATTATTAGTTATTAAATAAGACTTATGTAAATGATGGAATACTTAAGTATCCTAATGTTGTCTTTGAACAATTGTTAAACTCATAAGTAATAAGTTAAGGTCAATATTAATGTTTTGGTTTAATGTTATATTTAATATTCTTGTCATGTCGGTAAGAACTCCTAAATCAAAAgtagagtgttacaagttggtaatcagagctaaGGTTAAAGACAAAtgtgttcggttcaaggcttgatcaacatccggtaagaatttATTTAAAGcaaattttaaattaaaagatTAGAAGGAATAATGATTTATTGTGTATGGGAGGAGTATAGTAATATACTCGAACCCGGGAAGTACACTTAGTATAAACGGTTAACGCAAAGTTATATACTTGGCCGAATAGCGAGTATGAATTCTCATGTAAAGGCATGAGAGTGATTGAACAGATTATTTATCGAATTATTTTAACACTTCAGTAAGAAGATGTCGGGAGGTGCTAGTGACAATGTCCTATCCCTCACTACCGACGAGTTGAAAGAAAAGATTGCCGAGGAAGTCGGAAGGGCAATTGGAGCTAGCCTACCAAGATTTATGGAAATGACGCAAAACACCTTACTTTTGACTATGGAGGAAAAGATGGGTGAATTAAGAGAAGACCTTACCAATGATAGAGgcaaggctaaagaaaagaaaggttGTTCTTACAACAAGTTTATGGTCTGTAAACCCCCGATCTTCAATGGAGAGGTGGATCCAATTGCTTGTCAAAGGTGGATAAGCGATATCGAGGGTGTTTTCGAATGAACGCATTGTGATGAAAGCGATTTTGTGGCTTATGGAACTGGCCAACTTAGAGgccaagccaaggattggtgggacaacCTCAGGAATGAAAGGGGTGTCGAAGCAACGAGGGCGATGACTTGGGAGGATTTTAAGACACCATTTCTCAAACATCATAGCCCCAAGATAGTAATCAATAAGATAAAAGAAGAATTCATGCAATTGAGGCAAAAGGGTGAAACCGTTGATAAAATTACGGGGACATTTATGGATAAGCTCAAGTTTTGTGATGAGTTGGTCAAAACCGAAGAACAGAAAATCTATTACTATCATACCATGCTGAGGGCTGAAtatagggagtttatgactccctcACATTACCAAAGCCTTACCGACATAATCAATGCAGCACGAGAGCGCGAGATTGAACTAAAAAGGCAAGTTGAAAGAGGTGAGAGAAGGGCCTTGGATGAAAACCCGAGTCCCACAAAGAAGTCAAATGTAGCTGAATCTTCGAAGAAAAGAAATGCAAAAGGAGGTTCTCCGAGTTGCAAAATATGTGGACGCGCTCATAAAGGTGAATGTTACTTTAAGAACAAACCTTGCGTTGCATGCGGCAAGACGGGGCATGGGGTTTTAAACTGCCCAGACAAAGTGATGGTGTGCTATAAGTGTTATCAGTCGGGTCATAAAAAGTCAGAATGTCCGGAACTAACGGGAAAGAAAGGGAGTGCTGACTCCAAGAATGAAACCCCAAAAGCTAAGGCAAGGTCGTTCCAAATcaccgctgctgaagcaaagaTGGAACCAGATGTGGTTACATGTATATTTACTGTAAATTCTGTCCTTGCACGTGTTTTGTTTGATACAAGTGCGAATAAGTCTTTTGTTTCTCATAGATTTATTCAAAACCCTTTGTTTACATTAACTAAATTGCCTATGCCAATGGAAGTAGAAGTAGGTAataacaaaagtttcattgtttgTGATATATGTCGGGAATGCAAACTGGACATCGATGGCGAGGAATACTCCATTGATCTAATACCATGTCCATGGGTGAATTTCAAGTGGTagttggaatggactggttgtctcGATACCACGCTAAGGTGATATGCTTACGTAAGGAGATACACTTAACGTCTCCAAGCGGGAAGCGTGTCATCATCTATGGGGAGAAGGCTTGTAATCCCATGATATGTTCTATGATAGAAGCTCACAAGTTTATACTACACGGGTGtaaggcatatttaacttatgtaCGTGATGTGGAAAAAGAGACACCAAGGATTAAAGACGTACCGGTGGTGCGTGAATTCAAAGACGTCTTTCCCGAGGATCTTCCAGGAATGCCGCCAGAGCATGAAATAGAATTCGGGATTGAACTGACTCCGGGTGCTAAACCAGTTGCTAAGACACCTTATAGACTGGCACCGTCGGAACTGCAAGAATTAATGTCCCAGTTACAAGATTTACTCGAAAAGGGATTTATCCGGCCTAGTgtatctccttggggagcgccagtgttatttgtaaagaagaaggacgggagcATGCGGATGGGTATTGATTGCCGGGAGTTAAATAAAcccacggtaaagaatcgatacccgctcccgAGGATCGAAGActtgttcgatcaattacaaggcgctagctggttttcaaaaatcgatttGAGATCGGGTTACCACCAATTAAGGGTAAAGGAAAACGATGTACCAAAAACGGCGTTCCGTACACGATATGGACATTTTGAATTCCTCGTGAtgtctttcggattaacgaatgcgcccgcggctttcatggacctcatgaaccgggtttgcaagccgatGCTCGATAGGTCGGtgattgtctttatagatgacatCCTCATTTATTCAAAAAACGAGGCGGATCATGTTAACCATTTACGAGAAGTGTTGGAGGTATTAAGGCGAGAAAGAttatatgctaaattctcaaaatgcgccttctggttacgagaggtgcaattcttAGGGCACGTCATAAGTGCCGAGGGAACATTGGTGGATCCGTCGAAGGTGGAagcggtgtcaaaatggaaccctccaaagaatccatccgaaattagaagtttcttggggttggcaggttactatcggagattcatttaggatttctccaagattgcagcGCCTTTGACCAAGTTGACCCGCAAGAATGAGAAGTTCGTCTAGGGAAGCGATCAGGAAAAGGCATTTCAGACCTTAAAAGAAAAGTTAACCTGTGCACTGATGTTAACTTTACCAGATGGTACGGAGGATATGGTAGTGTATTCAGATGCATCACACCTAGGCCTTGGGTGTGTGCTAATGCAAAGGGGAAGGGTGATCGCATATGCCTCTAGGCAACTTAAGCCGCATGAAACAAAGTAcccgactcatgatcttgagttggcaGCCGTAGTCTTCGCCttaaaaatctggaggcattacttgtatggtgtgaaagtactattttcactgaccataaaagtttgaagtacttcttcgatcagaatgagttaaatatgaggcagaggCGTTGGTTAGAAGTGGTGAaggactatgactgcgaaatccaCTATCACCCCGGAAAGGCTAATGTGGTAGCGGATGCCCTTAGCTGAAAAGATGAATACACTCCAATTCGAGTACGGTCTATGCAGCTGGTAGTAACCTCAAGCTTGCTTGAACG
It encodes:
- the LOC110892896 gene encoding uncharacterized protein LOC110892896 — translated: MTWEDFKTPFLKHHSPKIVINKIKEEFMQLRQKGETVDKITGTFMDKLKFCDELVKTEEQKIYYYHTMLRAEYREFMTPSHYQSLTDIINAAREREIELKRQVERGERRALDENPSPTKKSNVAESSKKRNAKGGSPSCKICGRAHKGECYFKNKPCVACGKTGHGVLNCPDKVMVCYKCYQSGHKKSECPELTGKKGSADSKNETPKAKARSFQITAAEAKMEPDVVTCIFTVNSVLARVLFDTSANKSFVSHRFIQNPLFTLTKLPMPMEVEVGNNKSFIVCDICRECKLDIDGEEYSIDLIPCPWVNFKW